Proteins encoded in a region of the Inquilinus sp. KBS0705 genome:
- a CDS encoding Crp/Fnr family transcriptional regulator — translation MTDKNDKLSEQLRTFAQLNDKDITDSQPFWKARKMHRGDFFNMQQMVCNDLGLITKGIFRIYFRHPDTTEEKNIFFFSEDQFVVSFRSFVTRNPCWYFIEAMEDSELFFISHKDLHGLYETHPNWGKFGRLLAELFFSIAQTRTEDLLFFSPEERYTRLIKTQPTIAERIPAYHISSYLGITNPSLSRIRKRIENKKK, via the coding sequence ATGACCGATAAAAACGATAAATTATCTGAACAGCTAAGGACTTTTGCCCAACTGAACGACAAAGATATTACGGATAGCCAGCCTTTTTGGAAAGCGCGAAAAATGCATAGAGGGGATTTTTTTAATATGCAGCAAATGGTATGCAATGATCTTGGCCTGATTACTAAAGGCATCTTCCGCATCTATTTTCGTCACCCGGATACCACCGAAGAAAAGAACATTTTCTTTTTTTCCGAGGATCAATTCGTTGTTTCTTTCCGAAGTTTTGTCACCCGCAACCCTTGCTGGTACTTTATTGAAGCCATGGAGGATTCGGAGCTCTTTTTTATCTCTCATAAAGATCTCCACGGGTTATATGAAACCCATCCAAACTGGGGGAAGTTTGGCAGGCTGTTGGCCGAATTGTTTTTTTCTATTGCGCAAACGCGGACTGAAGATTTGCTCTTTTTCTCGCCGGAGGAACGCTACACCAGGTTGATAAAGACACAACCAACTATTGCTGAACGAATCCCGGCATATCATATCTCGTCGTATCTGGGTATTACCAATCCATCGCTGAGCCGAATCAGGAAACGCATAGAGAATAAAAAGAAATAG
- a CDS encoding 4Fe-4S dicluster domain-containing protein — translation MIAQVIFIIILLGAAFLFGKNVAKVRRNILLGKPADRSDQPALRWKIMAKVALGQTKMVKRPVAAVMHFFIYIGFIIINLEVLEIMIDGIFGSHRIFARPLGSLYGLLIGGFEGLALLVLVACVVFLARRNIIRLKRFSGVEMTTWPKSDANYILTIEILLMMAFLTMNAADYKLQLLHFGHYVQAGSFPVSSLVAPLLPAGANALQNIERGCWWFHIIGILAFLNYLPYSKHFHILLAFPNVYYSKLEPKGEFSNMPSVTTEVKAMLDPSFVPEATEVSRFGAKDVTDLTWKNLMEAYTCTECGRCTSVCPANITGKLLSPRKIMMDTRDRLTEVGNNIDKHGKDHNDGKTLLDDYITREELWACTTCNACVEACPVNINPLEIIVDMRRYIVMEESQAPASLNNMFGNMENNGAPWKYSQADRFNWAEKE, via the coding sequence ATGATAGCACAGGTTATATTTATCATCATTTTACTTGGCGCGGCTTTCCTTTTTGGCAAAAACGTGGCTAAGGTAAGGCGCAATATACTACTGGGTAAACCTGCCGACCGCAGCGACCAGCCCGCCCTGCGCTGGAAGATAATGGCAAAGGTGGCCCTTGGTCAAACCAAAATGGTAAAACGCCCTGTGGCGGCTGTAATGCACTTTTTTATCTATATCGGGTTCATCATTATTAACCTGGAAGTGCTGGAGATAATGATTGATGGCATATTTGGGTCGCACCGCATATTTGCCAGGCCGCTGGGCAGCCTGTATGGCTTGCTGATAGGCGGGTTTGAGGGCCTGGCGCTATTGGTACTGGTGGCCTGCGTGGTATTTTTGGCAAGGCGCAACATCATCCGCCTAAAGCGCTTCAGCGGCGTAGAGATGACCACGTGGCCAAAGTCTGACGCTAACTACATCCTTACGATAGAGATACTACTGATGATGGCCTTTTTAACCATGAACGCCGCCGATTATAAATTACAGCTATTGCATTTTGGCCATTACGTGCAGGCGGGAAGTTTCCCGGTAAGCTCTTTGGTAGCGCCGCTGTTGCCTGCGGGTGCCAACGCGCTGCAAAATATAGAGAGGGGCTGCTGGTGGTTCCATATTATAGGTATACTGGCCTTTTTAAACTACCTGCCTTATTCAAAGCATTTTCATATCCTATTGGCTTTCCCTAATGTGTATTATTCTAAGTTGGAGCCCAAGGGCGAGTTTAGTAACATGCCATCAGTTACCACCGAGGTTAAGGCCATGCTCGACCCTTCGTTTGTACCCGAAGCCACCGAGGTAAGCCGTTTTGGTGCCAAGGATGTAACCGACCTCACCTGGAAAAACCTGATGGAAGCCTATACCTGCACCGAATGCGGCAGGTGCACATCGGTATGCCCGGCTAATATTACGGGTAAGCTGCTATCGCCCCGCAAAATAATGATGGATACCCGCGACAGGCTAACCGAAGTAGGCAACAATATAGACAAGCATGGCAAAGATCATAACGACGGTAAAACTTTACTGGACGACTACATCACCCGGGAAGAATTGTGGGCCTGTACCACCTGTAATGCCTGCGTAGAGGCCTGTCCGGTAAACATTAACCCGCTGGAGATAATTGTTGATATGCGCCGGTATATAGTGATGGAAGAATCGCAGGCGCCGGCCAGCCTTAATAATATGTTCGGCAATATGGAAAATAACGGCGCCCCCTGGAAATACAGTCAGGCCGATAGATTTAACTGGGCGGAGAAAGAGTAG